A genomic region of Scomber japonicus isolate fScoJap1 chromosome 5, fScoJap1.pri, whole genome shotgun sequence contains the following coding sequences:
- the LOC128358441 gene encoding potassium voltage-gated channel subfamily A member 1-like — protein MTVVAGDNMDETSAVPGHPQDTYPPDHNDHECCERVVINIAGLRFETQLKTLSQFPETLLGNPKKRMRYFDPLRNEYFFDRNRPSFDAILYYYQSGGRLRRPVNVPLDMFSEEIKFYELGVDAMEKFREDEGFIREEERPLPEKEFQRQIWLLFEHPESSGTARGIAIVSVMVILISIVIFCLETLPQLKEDPAGRMVTVGNTTVYYKPNILTDPFFVIETLCIIWFSFELIVRFLACPSKPAFFKNMMNMIDIVAIIPYFITLGTELAEDPENGEGVGEQATSLAILRVIRLVRVFRIFKLSRHSKGLQILGQTLKASMRELGLLIFFLFIGVILFSSAVYFAEAEEQGSYFGSIPDAFWWAVVSMTTVGYGDMVPVTIGGKIVGSLCAIAGVLTIALPVPVIVSNFNYFYHRETEGEEQAQLLNVSNPNIPSETNSSRRSSSSVSKSEYMEIDGDINNSIDNFREANLRTGNCTIANQNCVNKSKLLTDV, from the coding sequence AACTCTCTCCCAGTTTCCAGAGACATTGCTTGGCAACCCCAAAAAGCGGATGCGGTACTTTGACCCCCTGAGAAACGAGTACTTCTTCGACAGAAACCGCCCCAGCTTCGATGCCATCCTCTATTACTATCAATCTGGGGGTCGGCTGAGAAGACCAGTGAACGTCCCTTTGGATATGTTCTCGGAAGAAATTAAATTTTATGAGCTGGGTGTGGACGCGATGGAGAAGTTCCGTGAGGATGAGGGTTTCATCAGGGAGGAGGAGCGCCCCTTACCTGAGAAGGAGTTCCAGCGTCAGATTTGGCTCCTCTTTGAGCACCCAGAAAGCTCGGGCACCGCCAGAGGAATTGCCATAGTGTCTGTGATGGTAATCCTGATTTCAATAGTCATATTTTGTTTAGAGACTTTACCACAACTGAAAGAGGACCCAGCAGGTCGAATGGTGACAGTGGGGAACACTACTGTTTATTACAAGCCAAATATTCTCACAGACCCCTTCTTCGTCATTGAGACACTGTGTATTATTTGGTTCTCCTTTGAGTTGATAGTGCGCTTTCTGGCGTGCCCGAGCAAACCGGCCTTCTTCAAGAACATGATGAACATGATTGACATAGTGGCTATCATCCCCTACTTCATTACCCTCGGTACAGAGCTGGCTGAAGACCCGGAAAACGGGGAGGGAGTGGGGGAGCAGGCAACATCTCTGGCCATTCTCAGGGTGATCCGTCTGGTCAGGGTGTTTAGGATCTTCAAGCTGTCTCGGCACTCCAAAGGACTGCAGATTTTGGGGCAGACCCTCAAGGCCAGCATGCGAGAGCTCGGATTGCTGATCTTCTTTCTGTTCATTGGAGTCATCTTGTTCTCCAGCGCTGTCTACTTTGCTGAGGCAGAGGAGCAAGGATCCTACTTTGGCAGCATCCCAGACGCATTTTGGTGGGCTGTTGTGTCTATGACAACTGTGGGCTATGGGGACATGGTGCCGGTCACCATCGGAGGCAAGATTGTAGGATCTCTCTGTGCCATTGCTGGAGTGTTGACAATTGCACTCCCTGTGCCTGTCATTGTGTCCAACTTCAACTACTTCTACCACAGGGAGACCGAGGGAGAAGAGCAGGCCCAGCTGCTCAACGTCAGCAACCCCAACATCCCCTCTGAAACCAACTCCAGCCGCCGTAGTTCATCATCCGTCAGCAAGTCAGAGTACATGGAGATTGACGGAGACATTAATAATAGCATTGACAACTTTAGGGAGGCAAACCTCAGAACTGGCAATTGCACTATAGCCAACCAAAACTGTGTAAATAAAAGCAAGCTGCTTACAGATGTTTAG